Proteins co-encoded in one Brassica rapa cultivar Chiifu-401-42 chromosome A02, CAAS_Brap_v3.01, whole genome shotgun sequence genomic window:
- the LOC103855072 gene encoding protein TRANSPARENT TESTA GLABRA 1-like — translation MDSGSLPTLRHCLHFSPLRSPLKPPHRHRKRPRKLAHDNEVHDIAWGEARVFASVSADGSVRIFDLRDKEHYTIIYESPQADTPLLRIAWNKQDLRYMATILMDSNKVVILDIRSPKIPVAELERHQGSVNGLAWALQSCKHIYSDGIDPMSVYSAGSEIKLYWSCSLPDWIGIAFSKKMQLLKV, via the exons atgga TTCCGGCTCCTTACCCACTCTACGCCATTGCCTTCATTTCTCTCCACTCCGGAGCCCCCTCAAACCACCGCATCGCCATCGAAAGCGTCCTCGAAAACTAGCGCACGATAATGAGGTTCACGACATAGCGTGGGGAGAAGCTAGAGTCTTTGCGTCAGTCTCCGCCGATGGGTCCGTCAGGATCTTTGACTTGCGCGACAAGGAACACTACACTATTATCTATGAGAGCCCACAGGCAGACACGCCTCTGTTAAGAATCGCGTGGAACAAGCAAGACTTGAGGTACATGGCGACGATTCTGATGGATTCGAATAAGGTTGTGATTCTTGATATTCGGTCGCCGAAGATTCCTGTTGCGGAGCTGGAACGGCACCAGGGTAGTGTTAATGGTCTAGCTTGGGCTCTACAGAGTTGTAAGCATATTTACTCGGATGGGATTGATCCTATGTCGGTTTACTCTGCTGGCTCGGAAATAAAGTTGTACTGGTCTTGTTCATTGCCTGATTGGATTGGCATTgctttctctaaaaaaatgcaGCTTCTTAAAGTTTGA
- the LOC117131802 gene encoding putative F-box protein At1g70960, whose amino-acid sequence MSISGLQTHSSIDISSTYRPQLIQQTHSYYTRFDKASITMEALPNDLEERILLNLPPTELGTYSRVSMRCRNVIQSKEFIKEYIGRSTTEPRLLLVETTMKPEVLFHSMYQQANPLLSGKEKVRIPHSPGPQLHIDHPVRGLVCLSYETKVVITNPGAKEIVCLPENEAGKQGETKCFLGYDEDTDVYKVLCVPVPVLSTREEAREYQVLTVGSGGESWRGIECKHHHSLVTNGICKGGVVCFVALSECRQIVRVMSFDVNSEIFTVTELPKGAEIHESFSFVNYNGTMALVDELL is encoded by the exons ATGTCCATAAGTGGCCTTCAAACCCATTCATCGATCGATATATCTTCCACATATCGACCTCAGCTCATCCAGCAAACACACTCATATTATACACGTTTTGATAAG GCAAGTATAACAATGGAAGCTCTTCCTAATGATCTCGAAGAGAGGATTCTTCTCAACCTTCCCCCAACGGAACTGGGCACGTACAGTCGGGTCTCAATGAGGTGCAGGAATGTGATCCAGAGCAAAGAATTTATCAAGGAGTACATTGGCCGGTCGACCACAGAGCCTCGGTTGTTGTTGGTAGAAACCACAATGAAACCTGAAGTACTGTTTCACTCTATGTATCAACAGGCGAACCCATTGTTGTCCGGTAAAGAAAAGGTGCGGATTCCTCATAGCCCAGGACCACAGCTTCATATTGATCATCCGGTCCGAGGTTTAGTCTGTCTTTCATATGAAACAAAGGTTGTGATTACCAATCCGGGTGCAAAAGAGATTGTGTGTTTACCGGAAAACGAAGCTGGTAAACAAGGGGAAACAAAATGCTTTCTAGGATACGATGAGGATACAGATGTGTACAAGGTATTGTGTGTGCCAGTGCCTGTGTTAAGTACACGAGAAGAAGCTAGAGAATATCAAGTTCTGACTGTTGGATCAGGTGGAGAATCTTGGAGAGGAATCGAATGTAAGCATCATCATTCTCTAGTTACAAACGGAATATGTAAAGGAGGGGTTGTGTGCTTTGTAGCTCTTTCCGAATGTCGCCAAATAGTTCGGGTGATGAGCTTCGATGTGAACTCTGAAATTTTTACCGTCACTGAACTACCTAAGGGAGCCGAGATTCATGAATCGTTTAGCTTTGTGAATTACAATGGGACAATGGCCCTAGTGGATGAATTATTGTAA